One genomic region from Bombus terrestris chromosome 15, iyBomTerr1.2, whole genome shotgun sequence encodes:
- the LOC100646879 gene encoding dihydroorotate dehydrogenase (quinone), protein MSHRLNNKQKLKSLLQVTATATMFYGGYCIYQGDEKFYNRFIMPLARFVNPEVAHNIAVKVLKWGLLSAKDTNDPASLIVDVWGMKFKNPLGMAAGFDKQGEAIEGLHKIGFSFVEIGSVTPKPQAGNLRPRVFRLSEDNAVVNRYGFNSEGHEVVWERLQRLKKNQNFDGIVGVNLGKNKTSDNAAQDYIDGIKKFADVADYFVINISSPNTPGLRTLQNKKELEDLLIKINNVRQSVQCKQPLLLKLAPDLSDSEKQDIADVILQQSSSVDGLILCNTTVTRNNLVSPLKEETGGLSGAPLADMSTAMISDMYKRTKGTIPIIGVGGIFTGEDAYNKIKAGASLVQVYTSFTYRGPPVIGKIKRELDDILKKDGLQSIKDAIGKDANVR, encoded by the exons atGTCACACCGCCTGaataacaaacaaaaattaaaatcactttTACAAGTGACTGCCACTGCCACTATGTTTTATGGTGGTTATTGCATTTACCAGGGTGATGAGAAGTTTTATAACAGATTTATCATGCCGCTTGCAAGGTTTGTAAATCCTGAAGTTGCACACAATATAGCAGTGAAGGTCTTGAAATGGGGTCTTTTATCTGCAAAAGATACAAATGATCCAGCTTCCTTAATTGTTGATGTTTGGGGCATGAAATTTAAGAATCCGTTAGGAATGGCAGCTGGTTTTGACAAACAAGGAGAAGCAATAGAGGGTTTGCACAAAATAGGATTTAGCTTTGTAGAAATAG gaTCAGTTACACCGAAACCTCAGGCTGGCAACTTAAGACCAAGAGTATTCAGGTTGTCGGAAGACAATGCAGTTGTTAACCGATATGGTTTCAATAGCGAAGGTCATGAAGTGGTTTGGGAACGCTTgcaaagactgaagaagaatcAGAACTTTGATGGTATTGTTGGAGTTAATTTAGGTAAAAATAAAACATCAGACAACGCCGCGCAAGATTATATAGATGGAATAAAGAAATTCGCAGATGTAGCAGATTACTTTGTAATTAACATATCTAGTCCTAATACTCCTGGATTAAGAACGTTgcagaataaaaaagaattggaagacttgttaataaaaataaacaatgtCAGACAATCCGTACAATGCAAACAACCATTATTGTTGAAGTTGGCTCCAGATTTATCTGATTCTGAGAAGCAGGATATCGCGGATGTAATACTTCAACAATCATCGAGTGTGGATGGCCTGATATTGTGTAATACTACAGTTACGCGAAATAATTTAGTGAGTCCTCTTAAAGAGGAAACAGGAGGGCTTAGTGGAGCTCCTTTGGCTGATATGTCCACAGCAATGATTTCGGATATGTACAAACGAACGAAAGGTACCATTCCTATTATTGGAGTTGGTGGAATATTTACTGGAGAGGATGCTTATAACAAAATCAAAGCTGGTGCTTCTTTGGTACAAGTCTATACGTCGTTTACGTACCGAGGGCCACCAgttattggaaaaattaaacgagAATTAGATGATATACTCAAAAAAGACGGTCTACAGTCTATTAAAGATGCAATTGGAAAAGATGCGAATGTTAGATGA